In Silene latifolia isolate original U9 population chromosome 3, ASM4854445v1, whole genome shotgun sequence, a single window of DNA contains:
- the LOC141649079 gene encoding uncharacterized protein LOC141649079: MVLLVSKYGGDCLSVSKYCLSESMVTGDVIGAASISMEITDITVTGDNIAVETGLTPDTTATPDKSASATVVDSNVNCGEASTSTVLTSPTVPTISTPTTLITYTPSGSQQWINRIDEKFTPAIGKTFIDLDSAIFVL, encoded by the exons ATGGTTTTGTTGGTGTCGAAATATGGTGGTGATTGTTTAAGTGTGTCGAAATATTGTTTAAGCGAGTCTATGGTCACCGGCGATGTCATCGGAGCAG CTTCAATTTCAATGGAGATTACAGACATTACAGTAACTGGTGATAATATTGCTGTTGAAACAG GTCTAACTCCTGATACTACAGCGACTCCTGATAAGAGTGCTAGTGCAACAG TTGTTGATTCCAATGTTAATTGCGGTGAAGCTTCTACCTCTACTGTGTTAACAAGCCCTACAGTaccaactatttccacacctactactcTTATAACTTACACACCGAGTGGCAGCCAACAATGGATAAATAGGATTGATGAAAAGTTTACACCAGCGATTGGGAAAACATTTATTGACTTAGACTCGGCGATCTTTGTTTTATGA